In the genome of Natronorubrum sediminis, one region contains:
- a CDS encoding NAD+ synthase, producing the protein MANLYEQTQTEIDPADLRFSAAEIEAQVDHLTEFIRDRVGAADADGVEIALSGGIDSTTTAYLAVEALGTDAVHGIILPKEVNEDENMSDAERVAEDLGIDYDVIGIDSVVEETLSRADAENYNASEDRWEGRYVGNTSARVRMTMTYLVANRENRIVLGTGNRAELATGYVTKYGDGGVDCNPLANLYKQQVRQVAAHLGVSESLVRKTPTGGMVDYGTDEEELGMDYDTLDAVLAFYIDGNLPASVVARLTNTTVESVEHVASLHEESDHKRTAPTEPEPLF; encoded by the coding sequence ATGGCAAATCTCTACGAGCAGACCCAGACTGAGATCGATCCGGCCGACCTCCGGTTTTCGGCGGCGGAGATCGAAGCTCAGGTCGATCATCTCACCGAGTTCATCCGCGACCGCGTCGGGGCCGCGGATGCCGACGGCGTCGAGATCGCGCTCTCGGGCGGGATCGACAGCACGACGACCGCCTACCTCGCCGTCGAGGCGCTCGGTACCGACGCGGTCCACGGGATCATCCTCCCGAAGGAGGTAAACGAAGACGAAAACATGAGCGACGCCGAGCGGGTCGCCGAAGATCTCGGCATCGACTACGACGTGATCGGCATCGATTCGGTCGTCGAGGAGACGTTGAGTCGGGCCGACGCCGAGAATTACAACGCCTCCGAGGACCGGTGGGAGGGCCGTTACGTCGGTAACACGAGCGCCCGCGTCCGGATGACGATGACGTACCTCGTCGCCAACCGGGAGAACCGGATCGTCCTCGGGACCGGCAACCGCGCGGAGCTCGCGACGGGCTACGTGACGAAGTACGGTGACGGCGGCGTCGACTGTAATCCGCTCGCGAACCTCTACAAACAGCAAGTCCGGCAGGTTGCGGCCCACCTCGGTGTTTCGGAGTCGCTCGTCCGGAAGACGCCGACCGGCGGAATGGTCGACTACGGAACCGACGAGGAGGAACTCGGGATGGACTACGACACGCTCGACGCCGTCCTGGCGTTCTACATCGACGGCAACCTCCCGGCGTCGGTCGTCGCTCGACTCACGAACACCACCGTCGAGAGCGTCGAGCACGTCGCGTCGCTCCACGAGGAGAGCGACCACAAACGAACGGCGCCGACGGAGCCGGAACCGCTGTTCTGA
- a CDS encoding alpha/beta fold hydrolase, giving the protein MRLRTLLGGTLGTVGAAVVGNRLLKHRADGLENPLVGIERTYRWRGIETSYTVAGDPNDPHLVLLHGIYAGSSSHEFEPIVERLAEEYRVFAVDLPGFGRSERPPLVYSATLYAEFVRDFVDDVTDDPIVVASSLTGAFAADAAGETDIEQLVLVGPTAETGEERPWVRTLLRTPVVGTTLFNVLASKPSIRYFYDRDGYYDSSRIDEREVEYAWKSAHQPGARYAPASFASGTLDPEFDLATELAALETPTTLVWGRDAELVPLAEGRDLAEAADLDLVVIDYATQLPHAEHPDKFLEYLTAELLQSSSSVDE; this is encoded by the coding sequence ATGAGACTCCGCACACTACTCGGTGGAACGCTTGGCACCGTCGGCGCGGCCGTAGTCGGAAACCGACTCCTCAAACACCGTGCGGACGGCCTCGAGAACCCGCTCGTCGGGATCGAACGAACCTATCGTTGGCGCGGGATCGAGACCAGCTATACCGTCGCCGGCGACCCGAACGATCCACATTTGGTCCTCTTGCACGGGATCTACGCCGGCTCAAGCAGCCACGAGTTCGAGCCGATCGTCGAGCGACTGGCCGAGGAGTACCGCGTCTTCGCGGTCGACCTCCCCGGATTCGGCCGCTCCGAGCGACCGCCGTTAGTCTACTCCGCGACGCTCTACGCCGAGTTCGTCCGAGATTTCGTCGACGACGTCACCGACGACCCGATCGTCGTCGCCTCCTCGCTGACCGGGGCGTTCGCCGCCGACGCGGCTGGCGAGACCGATATCGAACAACTCGTCCTGGTCGGCCCGACCGCCGAGACGGGCGAGGAGCGACCGTGGGTTCGCACCCTCCTCCGGACGCCGGTCGTCGGAACGACGCTCTTCAATGTACTCGCGAGCAAACCCTCGATTCGCTACTTCTACGATCGCGACGGCTACTACGATTCCTCCCGCATCGACGAGCGAGAAGTCGAGTACGCCTGGAAAAGCGCCCACCAACCCGGCGCTCGCTACGCTCCTGCGTCGTTCGCGTCCGGAACGCTCGATCCGGAGTTCGACCTCGCGACGGAGCTGGCCGCACTCGAGACCCCGACGACGCTCGTCTGGGGGCGAGACGCCGAACTCGTTCCATTGGCCGAAGGGCGCGACCTCGCCGAGGCTGCGGACCTCGACCTCGTCGTCATCGACTACGCCACCCAGCTCCCACACGCCGAACATCCCGACAAATTCCTCGAGTACCTGACCGCCGAGTTGTTACAGTCGTCCAGTAGCGTCGACGAGTAG
- a CDS encoding BCCT family transporter, whose product MSRTRNALRQFIDELDYVVFSAGFVVTALAVVVFALRDDAAAAHMENANEFLQANFGWAYLLVMFALIVFVGFLIFSPWGNITLGKDDEEPAFSFPAYFAMLYSAGIAAGVVFWGPAEAIFHYDAVSPFVGAEAGSPEASVGAVQYTFFHWGISAWTAYVVLGIPIAYYAHRYDAPMRISTILLPWLGEDNLERPIAKAVDVLAVFATIGGVAATLGFVGDQFLTGIEWTTGTAVGDGGTVLVITGLTVAFTISVALGVRKGIRRIAYFNLALFAVLLLATFVLGPTRFIMALGTEALGGYINDFITMSFYTGADAAESSTVSGWVGDWTIFYWAWWFSWSPFVGLFIARISRGRTVRQVAVTGVLASTSITIPWFATMGGSAIFLQQNGEADILGAVDTYAEAGAGYPLFEALPLGGVLTVMFLLLVTTFFITSADSSTLALGMLTTGGEEEPSTINRVIWGFLIGALASLLMVVGGVDALQAAAIITGGPFAFVTLIAVASMVLAFGNRNAIFLREEDDISVPGSDSSVEDSVADD is encoded by the coding sequence ATGAGCCGCACACGAAACGCACTCCGCCAATTCATCGACGAATTGGATTACGTCGTCTTCAGCGCCGGTTTCGTCGTTACGGCACTCGCAGTAGTCGTCTTCGCGCTTCGAGACGATGCAGCTGCGGCCCACATGGAGAACGCGAACGAGTTCCTTCAGGCGAATTTCGGCTGGGCGTACCTATTGGTCATGTTCGCCCTGATCGTCTTCGTCGGCTTTCTGATCTTCAGTCCGTGGGGGAACATCACCCTCGGGAAGGACGACGAGGAACCGGCGTTTAGCTTCCCCGCGTACTTCGCGATGTTGTACTCGGCGGGAATCGCCGCCGGCGTCGTCTTCTGGGGACCAGCGGAGGCGATTTTCCACTACGACGCCGTCTCGCCGTTCGTCGGCGCGGAAGCCGGGTCCCCCGAGGCTTCCGTCGGCGCCGTCCAGTACACCTTCTTCCACTGGGGAATCTCCGCGTGGACAGCCTACGTCGTGTTGGGCATCCCGATCGCGTACTACGCCCACCGATACGACGCGCCGATGCGCATCTCGACGATCCTCCTCCCCTGGCTCGGTGAGGACAACCTCGAGCGCCCGATCGCGAAGGCCGTCGACGTCCTCGCGGTGTTCGCGACGATCGGCGGCGTCGCGGCGACGCTTGGTTTCGTCGGCGACCAGTTTCTGACCGGCATCGAGTGGACGACCGGGACCGCCGTCGGCGACGGAGGGACGGTGCTCGTCATCACCGGATTGACCGTCGCGTTTACGATTTCCGTCGCGCTCGGGGTTCGAAAGGGAATCCGCCGGATCGCGTACTTCAACCTCGCGCTGTTCGCGGTGTTGTTGCTCGCGACCTTCGTGCTCGGGCCGACGCGGTTCATCATGGCGCTGGGAACGGAGGCTCTCGGCGGCTACATCAACGACTTCATCACGATGAGCTTCTACACCGGTGCCGACGCCGCCGAGAGTTCCACCGTCTCCGGCTGGGTCGGCGACTGGACGATCTTCTATTGGGCCTGGTGGTTCTCGTGGTCGCCATTCGTCGGCCTGTTCATCGCCCGCATTTCGCGGGGACGGACCGTCCGTCAGGTCGCCGTCACCGGCGTTCTCGCTTCGACGAGCATTACGATCCCGTGGTTCGCGACGATGGGTGGCTCAGCCATCTTTCTCCAGCAGAACGGCGAGGCCGACATCCTCGGTGCGGTCGACACCTACGCGGAGGCCGGTGCCGGCTACCCCCTATTCGAGGCGCTGCCCCTCGGCGGCGTGTTGACCGTCATGTTCCTCCTACTGGTGACGACGTTCTTTATCACCTCCGCCGACTCCTCGACGCTCGCCCTCGGCATGCTGACCACCGGCGGCGAGGAGGAGCCCTCCACGATCAACCGAGTCATCTGGGGCTTTCTCATCGGTGCGCTGGCCTCGCTGTTGATGGTCGTCGGCGGTGTCGACGCGTTGCAGGCGGCCGCCATCATCACCGGCGGCCCGTTCGCCTTCGTCACCCTGATCGCGGTCGCCTCGATGGTGCTCGCGTTCGGGAACCGAAACGCCATCTTCCTCCGGGAGGAAGACGATATCTCCGTACCCGGATCTGACTCGTCCGTTGAGGACTCCGTCGCGGACGACTGA